From one Nocardioides yefusunii genomic stretch:
- a CDS encoding methyl-accepting chemotaxis protein yields the protein MKQFLARLALGRKLLALAVVAIVTSASITTFVGLNVRSMGSDSELLSRYQDLRADFHRLDSEAHSLKATVYRALASGEAADASAEVEATFRTMTDIIATHSGTELNVAEGEADSFRAGFTAFGAAIEEILTAAAQKPETAPALVEKVDVVTASVDEVLAPNLVRIEQVVDRIEQEQADRRTAVRWQMYGVALIGLVLFVIVARAITRSITRPVNAVVAALRGIAAGDLTRRVPEVSGGEIGELERHLNLTVVTTDRIIGNVADSALGLGAAAGGLAETAAHLSAGAQSTSEQAGLVGVSAQEVSRNVETVAAGAEQMTASIREIAHSANEAARVASDAVRTVESTNATISQLGDSSREIGNVVKVITSIAEQTNLLALNATIEAARAGEAGKGFAVVANEVKELAQETARATEDIARRVEAIQGDTASAVNAIGEIDSVIRTINDHQLTIASAVEEQTATTNEMSRNVAEASAGTTQIAGSIAGVTQSAEQTSEVVEQTESAAASLTQMSADLQQQIGHFVRS from the coding sequence ATGAAGCAGTTCCTCGCGCGGTTGGCCCTGGGCCGGAAGTTGCTTGCCCTGGCTGTCGTCGCCATCGTGACGTCGGCGTCGATCACCACCTTCGTCGGACTCAACGTCCGCTCGATGGGGTCCGACTCCGAACTCCTGTCCAGGTACCAGGACCTCCGTGCCGACTTCCACCGCCTCGACAGCGAGGCGCACTCGCTGAAGGCCACGGTCTACCGAGCCCTGGCCAGCGGCGAGGCCGCGGATGCTTCCGCGGAGGTCGAGGCGACGTTCCGGACGATGACCGACATCATCGCCACGCACTCCGGCACGGAACTCAACGTCGCCGAAGGGGAGGCCGACTCCTTCCGTGCAGGATTCACCGCGTTCGGCGCTGCGATCGAGGAGATCCTCACCGCCGCTGCGCAGAAGCCCGAGACGGCGCCGGCACTCGTGGAGAAGGTCGACGTGGTCACCGCGTCCGTCGACGAGGTGCTGGCTCCCAACCTCGTCCGGATCGAGCAGGTCGTCGACCGGATCGAGCAGGAACAGGCAGACAGGCGTACCGCCGTACGTTGGCAGATGTACGGCGTGGCTCTGATCGGTCTGGTCCTCTTCGTGATCGTGGCCCGAGCGATCACGCGTTCCATCACCCGTCCGGTCAACGCGGTCGTGGCGGCTCTGCGCGGCATCGCGGCCGGCGACCTGACCCGTCGGGTCCCCGAGGTCTCCGGTGGTGAGATCGGCGAGCTCGAGCGGCACCTCAACCTGACCGTCGTCACCACTGACCGCATCATCGGCAACGTCGCGGACTCCGCTCTGGGCCTCGGGGCCGCTGCAGGGGGCCTCGCCGAGACGGCTGCGCACCTGAGCGCGGGGGCGCAGTCCACCTCCGAGCAGGCTGGCCTGGTCGGCGTCTCGGCCCAGGAGGTCTCGCGCAACGTCGAGACCGTGGCTGCGGGTGCGGAGCAGATGACGGCTTCGATCCGGGAGATCGCGCATTCGGCGAACGAGGCTGCTCGGGTCGCGTCCGACGCGGTCCGCACCGTCGAGTCCACCAATGCCACCATCTCCCAGCTCGGCGATTCCTCGCGCGAGATCGGGAACGTGGTCAAGGTGATCACCTCGATCGCGGAGCAGACCAACCTGCTGGCCCTGAACGCGACGATCGAGGCCGCCCGTGCCGGTGAGGCCGGCAAGGGCTTCGCCGTCGTCGCGAACGAGGTCAAGGAACTGGCGCAGGAGACCGCGCGCGCCACCGAAGACATCGCTCGCCGCGTCGAGGCCATCCAGGGCGACACCGCCAGCGCCGTGAACGCGATCGGTGAGATCGACTCCGTGATCCGCACCATCAACGACCACCAGCTCACCATCGCCTCGGCGGTGGAGGAACAGACCGCGACCACCAACGAGATGAGTCGCAACGTCGCCGAGGCGTCGGCAGGCACCACCCAGATCGCCGGCAGCATCGCCGGCGTGACCCAGTCGGCCGAGCAGACGAGCGAGGTCGTCGAGCAGACCGAGAGCGCAGCCGCGTCACTGACCCAGATGTCGGCTGATCTCCAGCAGCAGATCGGGCACTTCGTCCGCAGCTGA
- a CDS encoding chemotaxis protein CheW encodes MSTRLVTFTLDGRLYGVDVDLVQEVLRGQPQTRIPLAPASVSGLINLRGQVLSAMELRARLGLPDRDADTEAMLVVVRVDGEAIALRVDTIGAVIDVDDAQFELPPDTLTGPARDFLLGAYKLEGRLLLALDVARTVAA; translated from the coding sequence GTGAGCACCCGACTGGTCACCTTCACCCTCGACGGCCGGCTCTACGGCGTCGACGTCGACCTCGTCCAGGAGGTCCTGCGCGGACAGCCGCAGACCCGGATCCCGCTGGCCCCGGCCAGCGTCTCGGGGCTGATCAACCTGCGCGGTCAGGTCCTCAGCGCGATGGAGCTCCGGGCCCGTCTCGGTCTGCCCGACCGTGACGCCGACACCGAGGCGATGCTCGTGGTGGTCCGGGTCGACGGCGAGGCGATCGCGCTGCGCGTCGACACCATCGGTGCCGTGATCGACGTCGACGACGCACAGTTCGAGCTGCCGCCGGACACGCTGACCGGCCCGGCTCGCGACTTCCTGCTGGGCGCCTACAAGTTGGAGGGCCGGCTCCTGCTGGCGCTCGACGTCGCGCGCACCGTCGCGGCCTGA
- a CDS encoding chemotaxis protein CheW encodes MDDMDEIVQEFLVESHENLDQLDRDLVALEREPDSRDLLASIFRTIHTIKGTSGFLAFGKLESVTHVGENLLARLRDGKMSMTQQTTDVLLAMVDTVRDLLGAIEEKGGEGDLDVTAVVEAISAVLEGRASAPAPAAAAPAPVAEVAAAPVAAQPVAAPAPVAEAPVETPAPAVEPVPAAVPAALAVPAATPAAPAEDDHHDDHPHRRSVAESSIRVDVEVLDTLMQLVGELVLTRNQIVRQAGVQADADLTASAQRLNLIASELQEGVMKTRMQPIDNLWAKLPRVVRDLGAQCGKSVSLEMVGKETELDRSLLEAVKDPLTHLVRNSVDHGFETPAERVEIGKPAEGKLTLRAYHEGGQVVVEVADDGAGIDPSRIAAKAVEKGLRTPAQLAEMSPNDVLQLIFAPGFSTAKAVTNVSGRGVGMDVVRTNIEAIGGAVEVESVLGKGTTCRLRIPLTLAIVPALTVECSGDRYAIPQVSLLELVALDADRAVTDVEDVNGASVYRLRGTLLPLVRLADLLGVESERSDGHVVIAVLQAEGRRFGLVIDRVLSTEEIVVKPLGSQLKAIGAYSGATILGDGTVALILDVQTLARRVLNTEATEIERATETETRVTVDESQRLLVAGLGADRRVAIPLSSVTRLENFPATAVEQVGGREVVQYRGSILPLVRLADFYGTYSDRGAEDLVVVIYTVGARSVAIVVDEIVDIVEEGGELSSDVTGHGVLGSTLVRDRLVEVLDVRAAILAADPTFYSVDDTQELM; translated from the coding sequence ATGGACGACATGGACGAGATCGTCCAGGAGTTTCTCGTGGAGAGCCACGAGAACCTGGACCAGCTCGACCGCGACCTTGTCGCGCTCGAGCGTGAACCTGATTCGCGGGACCTGCTGGCCAGCATCTTCAGGACCATCCACACGATCAAGGGCACCAGCGGCTTCCTTGCCTTCGGCAAGCTGGAGTCGGTGACCCACGTGGGCGAGAACCTCCTGGCGAGGCTGCGCGACGGCAAGATGTCGATGACGCAGCAGACCACCGACGTGCTGCTCGCCATGGTCGACACCGTGCGTGACCTGCTCGGCGCGATCGAGGAGAAGGGCGGCGAGGGCGACCTCGACGTCACCGCGGTCGTCGAGGCGATCTCCGCGGTCCTCGAAGGACGTGCGTCGGCCCCGGCTCCTGCTGCTGCTGCCCCTGCGCCTGTCGCTGAGGTCGCAGCCGCTCCGGTCGCGGCTCAGCCGGTTGCTGCGCCCGCTCCCGTGGCAGAGGCGCCGGTCGAGACGCCGGCCCCGGCCGTCGAGCCCGTGCCGGCTGCGGTCCCCGCGGCCCTCGCGGTCCCGGCAGCGACCCCGGCTGCTCCGGCCGAGGACGACCACCACGACGACCACCCGCACCGCCGCAGCGTCGCGGAGTCGTCGATCCGCGTCGACGTCGAGGTCCTCGACACCCTGATGCAGTTGGTCGGCGAGCTCGTGCTGACCCGCAACCAGATCGTCCGACAGGCCGGTGTCCAGGCGGACGCCGACCTCACCGCGTCCGCCCAGCGCCTCAACCTGATCGCCTCCGAGCTGCAGGAAGGCGTCATGAAGACGCGCATGCAGCCCATCGACAACCTGTGGGCCAAGCTGCCCCGCGTCGTCCGTGACCTCGGAGCGCAGTGCGGCAAGTCGGTCTCGCTGGAGATGGTCGGCAAGGAGACCGAGCTCGACCGCTCCCTGCTGGAGGCCGTCAAGGACCCGCTGACCCACCTGGTCCGCAACTCCGTCGACCACGGCTTCGAGACCCCCGCCGAGCGCGTCGAGATCGGCAAGCCCGCCGAGGGCAAGCTGACGCTGCGCGCGTACCACGAGGGCGGCCAGGTCGTCGTCGAGGTCGCCGACGACGGTGCCGGCATCGACCCGTCCCGGATCGCGGCGAAGGCCGTCGAGAAGGGACTGCGCACCCCCGCCCAGCTCGCCGAGATGTCGCCCAACGACGTCCTCCAGCTGATCTTCGCGCCCGGCTTCTCCACCGCGAAGGCCGTCACCAACGTCTCCGGCCGTGGTGTCGGCATGGACGTGGTCCGCACCAACATCGAGGCCATCGGCGGCGCCGTCGAGGTCGAGTCGGTGCTCGGCAAGGGCACCACCTGCCGTCTCCGGATCCCGCTGACCCTGGCGATCGTCCCGGCCCTGACCGTGGAGTGCTCCGGCGACCGCTACGCGATCCCGCAGGTCAGCCTGCTGGAGCTCGTCGCGCTCGACGCCGACCGTGCCGTCACTGACGTCGAGGACGTCAACGGCGCCTCGGTGTACCGCCTGCGCGGCACCCTGCTTCCGCTGGTTCGCCTGGCCGACCTGCTCGGCGTCGAGTCGGAGCGTTCCGACGGCCACGTCGTGATCGCGGTCCTGCAGGCTGAGGGGCGCCGCTTCGGTCTCGTCATCGACCGGGTCCTCTCCACCGAGGAGATCGTCGTCAAGCCGCTGGGCAGCCAGCTCAAGGCGATCGGCGCCTACTCCGGTGCCACGATCCTGGGCGACGGGACGGTCGCGCTGATCCTGGACGTCCAGACGCTCGCACGTCGCGTCCTCAACACCGAGGCCACCGAGATCGAGCGCGCCACCGAGACGGAGACGCGAGTCACCGTCGACGAGAGCCAGCGCCTCCTGGTCGCCGGCCTCGGCGCAGACCGCCGCGTCGCGATCCCGCTCTCCTCGGTCACCCGCCTGGAGAACTTCCCCGCCACTGCGGTCGAGCAGGTCGGCGGCCGCGAGGTGGTCCAGTACCGCGGCAGCATCCTGCCGCTGGTGCGTCTGGCCGACTTCTACGGCACCTACTCCGACCGTGGAGCCGAGGACCTCGTCGTCGTCATCTACACCGTCGGCGCCCGCAGCGTCGCGATCGTGGTCGACGAGATCGTCGACATCGTGGAGGAGGGCGGCGAGCTCAGCTCGGACGTCACCGGCCACGGCGTCCTGGGATCGACGCTGGTCCGCGACCGGCTCGTCGAGGTCCTCGACGTGCGCGCGGCGATCCTCGCCGCCGACCCCACCTTCTACTCCGTCGACGACACGCAGGAACTGATGTGA
- the csrA gene encoding carbon storage regulator CsrA, with protein MLVLSRRVGESVVIGDDVTLTVLEVRGDVVRIGIDAPRSVKVHRAELLAELTSSNQGAVAPAADAVASLADAVRRRRES; from the coding sequence ATGTTGGTGCTGAGTCGTCGGGTCGGAGAGAGCGTCGTCATCGGTGACGACGTCACCCTGACCGTCCTCGAGGTGCGTGGGGACGTCGTCCGGATCGGGATCGACGCTCCGCGTTCGGTCAAGGTCCACCGCGCCGAGTTGCTGGCCGAGCTGACCTCCAGCAACCAGGGCGCCGTCGCCCCGGCGGCCGACGCCGTCGCCTCGCTGGCCGACGCCGTGCGTCGCCGCAGGGAGTCCTGA
- the fliW gene encoding flagellar assembly protein FliW translates to MTDPAVHVHDDLAVIEFVTPVLGFPDHHRFTLVRLDEDGVLCELTCIDDASVRFLVASPFDFFPDYAPVVEDDVVELLEVTDASQVMVLLMLTAGASLERTTANLLAPILVNTRTRRAVQVILDSATYSVATPLVP, encoded by the coding sequence ATGACCGATCCTGCCGTGCACGTGCACGACGACCTCGCCGTGATCGAGTTCGTCACGCCCGTCCTCGGGTTCCCCGACCACCACCGCTTCACGCTGGTCCGGCTCGACGAGGACGGTGTGCTCTGCGAGCTCACCTGCATCGACGACGCCTCCGTCCGGTTCCTGGTGGCGTCGCCGTTCGACTTCTTCCCTGACTACGCGCCCGTGGTCGAGGATGACGTCGTCGAGCTGCTCGAGGTCACCGACGCCTCCCAGGTGATGGTCCTGCTGATGCTCACCGCCGGTGCTTCGCTGGAGCGCACGACGGCCAACCTGCTGGCGCCGATCCTGGTCAACACCCGGACCCGCCGTGCGGTGCAGGTGATCCTCGACTCAGCGACGTACTCCGTCGCGACCCCGCTGGTCCCGTGA
- the flgL gene encoding flagellar hook-associated protein FlgL has translation MSINRVTQNMVTQRSLQGLQSSAARLAATQEQLTTGKLVNRPSDSPTSTTTSMRLRSNRADAEQFVRNASDGRGWLGQLDTTLQTSLNETRRARELVLQARSGAVTSVSSREALAVEVDQLRESLISLANTTYLGRPVFGGVTAGGVAFDADGTYVGTTTGEVTRTVAEGVTVRVDMDATAVYGPAGANLFADLEAASIAIRTGDDAGLATALDSLAAGMERLTAGLAEVGGRTNRVESSLDKARDRELSLRNQLSELEEVDIARVSMDLALGEVTYQAALSATARVIQPSLLDYLR, from the coding sequence ATGAGCATCAACCGCGTGACCCAGAACATGGTGACCCAGCGTTCGCTGCAGGGACTCCAGTCCTCCGCTGCGCGCCTCGCCGCGACCCAGGAGCAGTTGACCACCGGCAAGCTGGTCAACCGTCCCTCGGACTCGCCGACCTCGACCACCACGTCGATGCGGTTGCGCTCGAACCGGGCCGACGCCGAGCAGTTCGTCCGCAACGCCTCTGACGGCCGAGGATGGCTGGGGCAGCTCGACACCACCCTGCAGACCTCGCTCAACGAGACCCGACGGGCCCGCGAGCTCGTCCTGCAGGCCCGCAGCGGTGCCGTCACCAGCGTCTCCTCGCGCGAGGCACTTGCGGTGGAGGTCGACCAGCTGCGTGAGTCGCTGATCAGCCTCGCCAACACCACCTATCTGGGGCGCCCTGTCTTCGGCGGAGTGACCGCGGGCGGGGTCGCCTTCGATGCCGACGGCACCTACGTCGGCACCACCACGGGCGAGGTCACCCGCACTGTCGCCGAAGGCGTCACCGTCCGGGTCGACATGGACGCGACCGCGGTCTACGGGCCTGCCGGCGCCAACCTCTTCGCCGACCTCGAAGCCGCGTCGATCGCGATCCGCACCGGTGACGACGCCGGTCTGGCCACGGCTCTCGACTCGCTCGCCGCCGGCATGGAGCGTCTGACGGCCGGTCTGGCCGAGGTGGGTGGCCGCACCAACCGGGTCGAGTCCTCGCTGGACAAGGCACGTGACCGAGAGCTCTCGTTGCGCAACCAGCTCTCCGAACTGGAGGAGGTGGACATCGCACGGGTCTCGATGGACCTGGCTCTCGGCGAGGTCACCTACCAGGCCGCGCTCAGCGCGACCGCCCGCGTCATCCAGCCGAGCCTGCTCGACTACCTCCGCTGA
- the flgK gene encoding flagellar hook-associated protein FlgK, whose protein sequence is MSGTFSSFNTALGALNYNRTLMDVASSNIANATTPGYARRRVEGETVNSVGQAALWSRPDDPMVGEGVQAGSVSRIADAFLDARSRYEHGTNSYLSTRAESLTRLETGVGEPGDTGVSAALNSFRSGWHDLANSPDGAAARSQIIDRATLLAEAVGAQNNSVVQEEKDQKVRLDAMVTEVNTLAADLASTNKSIAIAGFSGSDPNVLLDQRDQLSLRLAQLTGGTATQRADGGFDFAVGGVSLVDGMESGTFAVVGGAATSAPVGTPVAFTVTAGGTSTAVPAGIKGEIGATAELLTETLPAYRESLGEVVRALATQINTQHAAGFDQNGDVGGDFFTFDPADPAGTLKVAFSDTAKVAASAYAGGGFDGSNASKLADTSAAEDAYQKLVNSLGSTVASAKRLTTNQQALTDQVDNAREQMSGVSNDEELVNMVAAQRSYEAASRIMSTLDSMLDTLINRTGLVGR, encoded by the coding sequence ATGAGTGGAACTTTCTCCTCCTTCAACACCGCACTCGGTGCCCTGAACTACAACCGCACCCTGATGGACGTGGCGAGCAGCAACATCGCCAACGCCACGACCCCCGGGTACGCCCGTCGTCGGGTCGAGGGCGAGACCGTCAACAGTGTCGGTCAGGCTGCACTCTGGTCGCGTCCTGACGACCCGATGGTCGGCGAGGGCGTGCAGGCCGGCAGCGTCAGCCGGATCGCCGACGCCTTCCTGGACGCGCGCTCGCGCTACGAGCACGGCACCAACTCCTACCTCTCCACCCGCGCCGAGTCGCTGACCCGGCTCGAGACCGGCGTGGGTGAGCCCGGGGACACCGGTGTCTCCGCCGCGCTCAACTCCTTCCGTTCCGGTTGGCACGACCTGGCCAACTCCCCCGACGGTGCCGCAGCCCGCAGCCAGATCATCGACCGTGCCACCTTGCTGGCCGAGGCCGTGGGCGCGCAGAACAACAGCGTCGTCCAGGAGGAGAAGGACCAGAAGGTCCGTCTCGACGCCATGGTGACCGAGGTCAACACCCTCGCTGCCGACCTCGCCTCGACCAACAAGTCGATCGCGATCGCCGGATTCTCCGGCAGTGACCCGAACGTGCTCCTCGACCAGCGCGACCAGCTCTCGCTGCGTCTGGCCCAGCTGACCGGCGGCACCGCCACGCAGCGTGCCGATGGTGGCTTCGACTTCGCCGTCGGTGGTGTCTCCCTGGTCGACGGCATGGAGTCCGGCACCTTCGCGGTCGTCGGCGGCGCCGCCACCTCCGCCCCGGTCGGTACTCCGGTCGCGTTCACCGTCACGGCTGGAGGCACCAGTACTGCCGTCCCGGCCGGGATCAAGGGTGAGATCGGCGCCACGGCCGAACTCCTCACCGAGACCCTGCCGGCGTACCGCGAGAGCCTCGGCGAGGTCGTCCGGGCACTCGCGACCCAGATCAACACCCAGCACGCCGCGGGCTTCGACCAGAACGGCGACGTGGGGGGCGACTTCTTCACCTTCGACCCCGCTGACCCGGCCGGCACCCTCAAGGTCGCGTTCAGCGACACCGCCAAGGTCGCCGCCTCCGCCTACGCCGGTGGTGGCTTCGACGGCAGCAACGCGAGCAAGCTCGCCGACACCAGCGCCGCTGAGGACGCCTACCAGAAGCTGGTCAACAGCCTGGGGTCGACGGTGGCGTCGGCCAAGCGCCTGACCACCAACCAGCAGGCCCTCACTGACCAGGTCGACAACGCGCGCGAGCAGATGTCGGGCGTCAGCAACGACGAGGAGCTGGTCAACATGGTGGCGGCCCAGCGTTCCTACGAAGCAGCGTCGCGGATCATGAGCACCCTCGACTCCATGCTCGACACCCTGATCAACCGCACTGGACTGGTGGGCCGATGA
- a CDS encoding flagellar protein FlgN: MEKLSQVLWRERELLDALLYKLEVEQLVMATGRTRWLLRAAQDVQRLIDVLKETEMLRAVVSDEVAASLGVPANPSLQALIDAAPEPWASILSDHRDAFLRITADLTATADANRELITAGIRSARETLLNLTEGTDGYSADGSAVTGLTRTPLLDQSL; the protein is encoded by the coding sequence GTGGAGAAGCTCTCGCAGGTCCTGTGGCGCGAACGGGAACTGCTCGACGCCCTCCTCTACAAGCTGGAGGTCGAGCAGTTGGTGATGGCCACCGGCCGCACCCGCTGGCTGCTCCGTGCTGCGCAGGACGTCCAGCGCCTGATCGACGTGCTCAAGGAGACCGAGATGCTCCGCGCCGTCGTCTCCGACGAAGTGGCAGCGAGCCTCGGTGTTCCCGCCAACCCCAGCCTCCAGGCGCTCATCGACGCCGCTCCGGAGCCGTGGGCATCGATCCTCTCCGACCACCGCGACGCCTTCCTGCGGATCACCGCAGACCTCACGGCCACCGCCGACGCCAACCGCGAACTGATCACGGCCGGCATCCGGTCCGCCCGCGAGACCTTGCTGAACCTGACCGAGGGAACCGACGGCTACAGCGCCGACGGGAGTGCTGTCACCGGCCTCACCCGCACGCCCCTACTCGACCAGAGCCTGTGA
- a CDS encoding sigma-70 family RNA polymerase sigma factor yields the protein MNNLIDAQQREEMITSTMPLVGHIVREMWVRLPRQVSRDDLTSAGLVALVRAAHSFDPERGVPFARYATPRIRGALVDELRAVDWASRSVRRRARDLDATRNSMAAALGRVPSNSEVAAAMGIDVDEVDANDEDLARAQVLSLQGSAEESFEDLLPADSPTPEQIVEHRERLTYMIESVAELPERLKAVVVGYFLEERPMAEIAAELDVSESRVSQMRAEALGLMREAMNRELDPDLVSSTHRPGGCVERRRGAYFAAVAARHAASVRPAVVAQGGAPSIERAGASEHAGASGAQRVDASA from the coding sequence GTGAACAATCTGATCGATGCCCAGCAGCGCGAAGAAATGATCACGAGCACCATGCCGCTGGTCGGCCACATCGTCCGGGAGATGTGGGTCCGACTCCCCCGTCAGGTGTCGCGTGACGACCTCACCTCGGCCGGACTGGTGGCACTGGTGCGTGCCGCCCACTCCTTCGACCCCGAGCGCGGGGTCCCCTTCGCCCGGTACGCCACGCCCCGCATCCGCGGCGCCCTGGTCGACGAGCTCCGTGCCGTCGACTGGGCCTCCCGCTCGGTCCGGCGTCGTGCCCGCGACCTCGACGCCACCCGCAACTCGATGGCTGCCGCGCTGGGTCGCGTACCCAGCAACAGCGAGGTCGCCGCCGCGATGGGCATCGACGTCGACGAGGTCGACGCCAACGACGAAGACCTCGCCCGCGCCCAGGTGCTCTCCCTCCAGGGCAGCGCCGAGGAGTCCTTCGAGGACCTCCTCCCGGCCGACTCCCCCACTCCGGAGCAGATCGTCGAGCACCGCGAGCGCCTCACCTACATGATCGAGTCCGTCGCCGAACTCCCCGAGCGTCTCAAGGCCGTCGTCGTCGGCTACTTCCTCGAGGAACGCCCGATGGCCGAGATCGCAGCAGAACTGGACGTGAGCGAGTCCCGCGTCTCCCAGATGCGCGCCGAGGCCCTGGGCCTCATGCGCGAGGCGATGAACCGCGAGCTCGACCCCGACCTCGTCTCGTCCACGCACCGCCCCGGCGGTTGCGTCGAGCGTCGCCGTGGCGCCTACTTCGCCGCCGTCGCCGCCCGGCACGCAGCCTCGGTCCGCCCCGCCGTGGTGGCCCAGGGCGGAGCCCCGTCCATCGAGCGCGCGGGGGCCAGCGAGCACGCGGGGGCCAGCGGGGCCCAACGGGTCGATGCCAGCGCCTGA
- a CDS encoding flagellin, whose translation MSLRINTNTDAINSYRNLSSTQSNISKSLEKLSSGLRINRAADDAAGLAISEGLRGQIGGLKIGARNAQDGISLAQTAEGALTEVHSMLQRMNVLAVQTASGGQSTDSKAALASEFDQLELEIARIETNTKFNGDAVFGAAEKSFQVGFDKGDVIKVSATALAKFSEGTAVAAVDITDSNSVQAAITEISTQRAELGAIQNRFEHTINNVNVTTENLQNAESRIRDTDMAEEMVSFTKNNILSQAGTSMLAQANQATQNVLSLLR comes from the coding sequence ATGAGCCTCCGCATCAACACCAACACCGACGCGATCAACTCGTACCGCAACCTCTCGTCGACCCAGAGCAACATCTCGAAGTCCCTCGAGAAGCTGTCCTCGGGCCTGCGCATCAACCGTGCCGCCGACGACGCTGCTGGTCTCGCGATCTCCGAGGGCCTCCGCGGCCAGATCGGTGGCCTCAAGATCGGTGCCCGCAACGCTCAGGACGGCATCTCGCTGGCCCAGACCGCTGAAGGTGCCCTCACCGAGGTCCACTCCATGCTGCAGCGCATGAACGTTCTCGCCGTCCAGACCGCTTCCGGCGGCCAGAGCACCGACTCCAAGGCCGCCTTGGCCTCCGAGTTCGACCAGCTCGAGCTCGAGATCGCTCGCATCGAGACCAACACCAAGTTCAACGGCGACGCCGTCTTCGGTGCTGCCGAGAAGTCGTTCCAGGTCGGTTTCGACAAGGGCGACGTCATCAAGGTCTCCGCCACCGCCCTGGCGAAGTTCTCCGAGGGCACCGCTGTTGCCGCCGTGGACATCACCGACTCCAACAGCGTCCAGGCCGCGATCACCGAGATCTCGACCCAGCGCGCGGAGCTCGGTGCCATCCAGAACCGCTTCGAGCACACCATCAACAACGTCAACGTCACCACCGAGAACCTGCAGAACGCAGAGTCCCGCATCCGCGACACCGACATGGCTGAGGAGATGGTGTCCTTCACCAAGAACAACATCCTCTCGCAGGCCGGCACCTCCATGCTGGCCCAGGCCAACCAGGCCACCCAGAACGTTCTCTCGCTCCTGCGCTGA